CCCTTCGGTCGAAATGACATATCCACGGTTGTTGCTGAAAGTAACGGTTTCAAACTAAATTCAGTATAATTCTGGCCTTGTTAATGCAGGTTAGGGGGTATAAGTAATGTCAAGGTGGGGGCGGCGGTCGGTGAGAGGATAATCGCTGGTGTCCACCCAATAGTGGGCGCCCTGGGGGGCCTGGGTAATCATCAACATCAGGCCAAAATTTTGGTCGGGGTGGATGACCCACTGCTGAACCAGGTTGGTGATGTCCAGCGAGACCCAGGTTTCGCCATGAAAAGAGTGGCTGCCCAGGGGTTGAGCGTCGTAGTCTACATTGGCGGCCAGACCGGGCTGGGACCAAGGGGTGTTAAAGGTAGCGGTATCTGCTTGCCAGGGGCGCAGCAGGCGAAAGGCAGAGACGGTAGCGGGAAGCGGCTCCGGTAAGTCTTCATTAATAAAAACATCCAGGTGTTGGTGAAAAACGGCCTGGTGAATTATGGCGTTTGGGGGAAGTTGGGCCAGGTCAAAACGGATCAAAACCCGGTCAAAGGGGTAACCAAAGTATGAAAGATGAACTTGGGCGTAAGCCGCCTTGGGCGTCCGCTCGGAGTCCTGGGGATCATAGAGCAAGTCAGGATTATCTTTATCTATCCAGGTGTCCTGGGTGACGGCCGGCCCGGAGAGGGTCAGCATTTGTTGGTTTGGGGCCAAACTTGGCCGGGGAGAGCGGGCAAGCCACAGCCCGGCGGCCAGCAAAACCAGGAGAAGTAATCCGGCTATGCCCAGCCATTTCCGGTTAATGCGGCGGCGGGTAATGGCAGGCAGGGAAACTGCCGGTTGGGGCCGGTCGAGGGTGGGGGCCGGTTTTGGTGGCAGCACAGCGGCCATTGGCAGCACGGCAGTCACTGGTGGCAGCTTCTCGCCGTTCAAGATGGCCTGGCGCAGGGCTAATGTTTCCGGCATTGGCTCTGCCTGTAGCTCGACATGCAGCATGGTCCGGCATTTTTCAAATTCGCCCAACGCGGCGGCTCGGTCGCCGGCGCGATAGTACATTTCCATCAATTCACGATACGGTTCCTCACGCAGGGTGTCGGCGGCCAGCAGTCGCCTGGCGGCGTCAATGGCTCCCGGCCAATTGCCCCGCTGCTTTTGCGCGGCGATACGTTGGGTTAAAAGTTGGAGATACCGCTGCTGCAAACGGTCGCGTTCGGCCAGCATCCAATCATCGTAAAACCCGGCTAACAGATCTCCTCGGTAAGTCTGACTGAGGTCCGTCCAAATTGTTTCCTCGGCTTCCGCCGGGTCAAATTCTTCCAATACAGCCACGTCTAGCCAATAGGTGGCGGCGGGATTCCATTGGATCGTCTGATGGGTTGTCAAAATCCAGGGAGTATCTTTGGCCGGCGCGGGGAGTTGTTTGCGCAGCAAGTGCAGGTGGCGGCGCAAGTTGGCGCGAGCCTCGGCCTCAGTCACGTCGGGCCAGAGCAAGTAGGCCAGGTGGTCGCGCAGGAGAGGCTGCTGCCGTTTTAAAAGCAGATACGCCCACAAAGCCAGCACTTTGTTGGGCGTAGGGAGAGTTAAAAGGGTATCGCCGTAAAATATTTGCGGATTACCAAATAGATGGATGCGCAGCATAATGTCCGTTCAAATTTTAATCAACCCGGAGCACGCCATCCTCAACCAGGCCCAGCAAAAGTGGCGCGCCGGGTTCAAGCCCTTGGGGCGCGGCCAGCGCAGACAGCCCTTGTTCCAGGGGTAAACCGGCTTGCCAATCCGACCAGGATTGGCCGTTGTCGCGGGAAATCAGGAGGGCGTCGCCCAGCATTACCAGAATATCCGGTTTGGCCGGATATTCCGGCGAAAGCACAATGGCGTTCACGGCCTCGGTAATAACGTCTGCCCCCAGGCGGGTCCAATGTTTACCCCGGTCAGTCGAGGTGTAGAGGCCCTGGGTTTCTGTGCCGGCAAATACTACTTCGTCTTGAGCAAAGCGGGGCGACAGGGCCAGGCTCAACACCGGCTCAAAGCCGGTGGGCAAATCCACCTCTTTCCAGGCGCGACCGCCGTTGGTGCTGCGGAAAATGCCGCTTTCGGCGCCTACGTAAAGGGTTTCGTCTTCGGCAAAATGGGGCGAGAGAGCCAGGCAGAGCACGTTCAAATCAAGCAAGCCAAAGTTCCAGGCGGCCCAGTGGCCGCCCCGGTCGGCGGAACGATAAACGCCGGCTTCCGTGGTTCCGGCCAACAGCACGCCATCCTGGACATAATTTGGCGATACGGCCAGAGCGGAAACGGGCGGCGGCGGCGAGGGCAGCATGGTGATATACCAGGTTTTACCGCCATCAAACGAGCGCAGCACGCCGCCGGGCGCGCCCACAAAAACCGTGTGATCATTGGTAAAATCTGGAGAAAGCGCAACGGCGGTGGCGGGTAGGGGTTCGGCGAGTTCTAACGAAGCCAGGGCAAAATCCCAGATTTTACCGCCATCATCGGAGCGGTATACGCCGGATAGCCGGGCCGCAAAACAAATCTGTTGTTTGGCAAAATCGGGTGACGCAGCCAGGGCATAAACAATGTCTTGGGTTGGGGCTGCCGCTAGGGGTGTGTCGGTCACGGTTAACTCCTCACTTGATGATGTCAAAAACATAGTTTACCCGTAGTATGCAAGAGACTCATAAATCTGGCAAATCTTTGATAAATTTCAGCCTCAAAGGATTTTCTTATGGGAAAAATCACTTAAAGATCAGGCTTTGCCGGAGCAACAAGATGGATTACCCCTAAAAGCCATTCCCTATTATAATCTGGCGCAAGCTCATATCTTTTTAATAGACAAGGAAAACCATTATGCCATTAATGTTTGATATGCCCTTGGAACAATTAAAGACTTACCAGGGTCGTAATCCCCGCCCGGCTGATTTTGACGCCTACTGGGACCAGGCCCTGGTCGAAATGCAGGCGCTTGACCCGCAGGTAGAGTTGATCCCGGCGGAGTTCCAGGCCCCCTTTGCCGAGTGCGCTCACCTGTACTTTACCGGCGTTGGGGGCGCGCGGGTGCATGCCCAACTCCTGCGTCCCAAAGGGGTGGTTGGCCCCCATCCGGCGGTGCTGATGTTTCATGGTTATTCTTTGAATTCCGGGGACTGGTTTGATAAGTTGGGTTACGTGGCCCTGGGTTACACCGTAGCTGCGCTGGATTGCCG
The window above is part of the Anaerolineae bacterium genome. Proteins encoded here:
- a CDS encoding DNRLRE domain-containing protein, with protein sequence MLRIHLFGNPQIFYGDTLLTLPTPNKVLALWAYLLLKRQQPLLRDHLAYLLWPDVTEAEARANLRRHLHLLRKQLPAPAKDTPWILTTHQTIQWNPAATYWLDVAVLEEFDPAEAEETIWTDLSQTYRGDLLAGFYDDWMLAERDRLQQRYLQLLTQRIAAQKQRGNWPGAIDAARRLLAADTLREEPYRELMEMYYRAGDRAAALGEFEKCRTMLHVELQAEPMPETLALRQAILNGEKLPPVTAVLPMAAVLPPKPAPTLDRPQPAVSLPAITRRRINRKWLGIAGLLLLVLLAAGLWLARSPRPSLAPNQQMLTLSGPAVTQDTWIDKDNPDLLYDPQDSERTPKAAYAQVHLSYFGYPFDRVLIRFDLAQLPPNAIIHQAVFHQHLDVFINEDLPEPLPATVSAFRLLRPWQADTATFNTPWSQPGLAANVDYDAQPLGSHSFHGETWVSLDITNLVQQWVIHPDQNFGLMLMITQAPQGAHYWVDTSDYPLTDRRPHLDITYTP
- a CDS encoding acetylxylan esterase — its product is MPLMFDMPLEQLKTYQGRNPRPADFDAYWDQALVEMQALDPQVELIPAEFQAPFAECAHLYFTGVGGARVHAQLLRPKGVVGPHPAVLMFHGYSLNSGDWFDKLGYVALGYTVAALDCRGQGGLSEDTGGVGGWTLQGHIVRGLADAPEKMLYRQIFLDTA